A genomic segment from Nymphalis io chromosome 15, ilAglIoxx1.1, whole genome shotgun sequence encodes:
- the LOC126773827 gene encoding leucine-rich repeat protein soc-2 homolog isoform X1 has translation MDCRRITNSVLHWNYRGFTEFPLKRLQGEEDEITDIYLKENLISRIPTDIGKLNNLESLYLSGNDITELPREISKLTRLKCLDLSGNRLRYIPDDIGDVRNLKFLILDENELRELPLRIAELRTLRYLSVCDNALQWLPQRPVYNYYHCEFRFWRNSSLKTIPYTLWYHMFRGQQTRSLDIGCLSPLKHQGSHSARCVLQLNQYLTGCNLDLNFPTKYNHIFDKGSSFVPSLFELSKRKFYEIINESAKKFTKAPISIYTDVYHTDNFENNYNIRDIQESLNGFNINNNNNNVKYNSNDQRTNEIDNLILSTKRKGGCEPKDIIEEYFDYLPRFIRDDLCNGPLSRCENVRCKKPIFDFVYYEFCVEKLILIEATEDIILSAAFCSKSCAEAWKPGKAILHWKFV, from the exons ATGGACTGCAGAAGAATCACAAATAGCGTACTACATTGGAACTACAGGGGCTTTACTGAATTTCCCCTCAAGCGTCTACAAGGCGAGGAGGATGAGATAACGGACATTTATTTAAAGGAAAATTTAATATCTCGTATACCAACCGATATTGGTAAACTGAACAACCTAGAAAGCTTATATCTGAGCGGGAATGACATTACGGAGCTGCCGAGAGAGATATCGAAGTTAACTCGTTTGAAGTGTTTGGATCTTAGTGGCAATAGATTGCGATATATCCCCGACGATATCGGCGATGTGAGGAActtaaaatttttgatattgGACGAGAATGAACTCCGCGAACTGCCGTTAAGGATAGCTGAGTTGCGGACGCTTCGTTATCTTTCGGTTTGTG acaaTGCACTACAATGGTTGCCTCAAAGACCTGTATATAACTACTATCATTGCGAATTTAGGTTTTGGAGAAACTCGAGTTTGAAGACTATACCGTATACATTGTGGTATCATATGTTTAGAGGACAACAGACAAGAAGTCTAGACATAGG GTGCTTAAGTCCACTAAAGCATCAAGGATCGCATTCGGCAAGATGTGTGCTGCAGTTAAACCAATATTTAACAGGATGTAATTTAGACTTAAACTTTCCAACGAAATACAATCATATTTTTGATAAAGGTTCGTCCTTCGTACCGAGTTTATTCGAGCTgtctaaaagaaaattttatgaaattatcaaTGAATCTGCGAAGAAATTTACCAAAGCTCCTATTAGTATTTATACTGATGTGTATCATACTGATAACTttgaaaataactataatataagagatataCAAGAAAGCTTAAacggttttaatattaataataacaataataatgttaaatataattcaaatgatCAAAGAACGAATGAAATTGATAATCTAATATTGAGTACCAAAAGAAAAGGAGGCTGCGAACCAAAGGATATTattgaagaatattttgattacttACCGAGATTTATAAGGGATGATTTATGTAATGGGCCTTTATCGAGATGCGAGAACGTGCGATGTAAGAAGCCTATATTTGATTTCGTCTATTATGAGTTTTGTGTTGA AAAATTGATCTTAATCGAAGCTACTGAAGATATTATTCTAAGCGCTGCGTTTTGTTCAAAATCTTGTGCGGAGGCATGGAAGCCGGGAAAGGCTATTCTGCATTGGAAATttgtttaa